Proteins encoded together in one Impatiens glandulifera chromosome 1, dImpGla2.1, whole genome shotgun sequence window:
- the LOC124914288 gene encoding calmodulin-binding protein 60 B-like, translating to MSDNLPSGLANSQINPAVLEEIICSEFIKKGIDGASLLRIAFEQIVRPIVKKEIEQQLKYLNNGKCYSGAACSSSEPRYLELRFSSNVSETVWTAEPIRGEGNSSILVTLFDVHTGEAVISGPEASAKLEIVILKGSFDRDDWTAEEFSQNILKEMNEKKILKGNVVLELKGGIGTLGDLSILHDQKWKPVSKLRLGARFVDTFQNIRVKEAKTNTFTMKDKRMKENRKGVEVLSLMDNVWCLKNIGQRGPIVDRLTERGIKTIQDFLSLNFTRPEELKKILGRGWSDAKRKATIDHALKCEGSAALKACFINQLSCPFDKKEEEVVLDETIPPLVSPTATTCASNGPFTFPSSPMMGDEDVGAVAPVGTAILSEEEINASLFYDSLIKNGHDITTTGEIISNSCNHSWNAIDQTDPNIIYQVPHMDDFNGNNNHMYRVSSFSIPDPFLNGTWFDGLD from the exons ATGTCAGACAATCTTCCGTCAGGACTTGCTAATTCCCAAATCAATCCAGCTGTTTTGGAGGAGATCATCTGTTCCGAGTTTATAAAGAA GGGGATCGACGGCGCATCACTTCTGCGCATAGCTTTCGAGCAGATAGTTCGACCAATT GTAAAAAAGGAAATTGAACAGCAGCTCAAATATCTCAACAATGGAAAATG CTATTCTGGTGCTGCTTGCAGCTCTTCTGAACCGAGATACTTGGAATTACGATTCTCATCTAATGTTTCGGAGACTGTATGGACAGCAGAACCCATACGAGGTGAAGGGAACAGCTCCATTTTAGTAACTCTATTTGATGTTCATACTGGCGAAGCTGTCATCTCCGGACCAGAAGCTTCGGCAAAATTGGAAATAGTTATCCTAAAGGGAAGCTTTGACAGAGATGATTGGACAGCAGAAGAGTTCAGCCAAAATATTCTAAAGgaaatgaatgagaaaaaaatCCTCAAGGGAAATGTTGTTCTTGAACTAAAAGGCGGCATAGGAACCTTGGGCGATCTCTCGATCTTGCATGATCAGAAATGGAAGCCGGTTAGTAAGCTAAGGCTTGGAGCAAGATTCGTGGATACTTTTCAAAATATCAGAGTAAAGGAAGCAAAGACAAACACTTTCACTATGAAAGACAAAAGGATGAAAG AAAATAGGAAGGGTGTAGAAGTATTATCTCTTATGGATAATGTATGGTGCCTAAAAAACATTGGACAACGTGGACCTATTGTTGACCGTTTGACGGAAAGAGGCATAAAAACTATACAAGATTTTCTGAGTCTAAATTTTACACGCCCTGAAGAGCTCAAGAAG ATCCTTGGGCGTGGCTGGAGTGATGCGAAAAGGAAGGCTACTATAGATCATGCTCTTAAATGCGAGGGAAGTGCTGCACTTAAGGCATGCTTCATCAATCAACTCTCTTGTCCTTTTGATAAGAAGGAAGAGGAAGTTGTTTTGGATGAAACTATACCTCCTTTAGTTTCACCTACTGCTACAACTTGTGCTTCTAATGGACCTTTTACTTTCCCTTCTTCTCCCATGATGGGTGATGAGGATGTTGGTGCAGTGGCACCTGTTGGAACTGCTATCCTCAGTGAAGAAGAGATAAATGCTTCACTTTTTTATGATTCCCTCATAAAAAATGGGCATGATATTACTACAACAGGGGAAATCATCTCGAATTCTTGTAACCATTCATGGAATGCAATTGACCAAACTGATCCGAATATTATCTATCAAGTACCACATATGGATGATTTTAACGGGAATAATAATCATATGTATCGGGTATCATCATTTAGTATCCCGGATCCATTCTTGAATGGAACTTGGTTTGATGGGCTTGATTGA